The Erythrolamprus reginae isolate rEryReg1 chromosome 3, rEryReg1.hap1, whole genome shotgun sequence genome contains a region encoding:
- the LOC139165540 gene encoding carboxypeptidase inhibitor SmCI-like isoform X1, with the protein MQLHTCPGIFSRSRAPGRTACFPPVAQHPGPVPSPHPTPGVPAAPQPGPEPSKSPLLPVDGGCSPFPHDSRRCAEPKQRFFYNATSQSCEPFVYHGCPGNRNRYHTIEECQRYCGQIEKPGFCPPSPRGALVPCMTNCLHDGSCQDSEKCCSFGCALRCMKPVTDLCQLPPEEGPCDLKLRRWFYDPKTQRCMKFVFGGCAGNANNFSKNRDCRLRCHRRDSAGGPSPLLHLRRKTLALLGRPSIPGSP; encoded by the exons ATGCAACTGCACACATGTCCCGGAATTTTCTCCCGGAGCCGAGCGCCTGGGCGCACCGCCTGCTTCCCACCAGTGGCCCAGCATCCGGGGCCCGTTCCGTCCCCCCACCCGACCCCTGGAGTGCCTGCTGCCCCCCAGCCGGGTCCTGAGCCTTCCAAATCTCCTCTCTTGCCAGTCGATGGGGGCTGCAGCCCCTTCCCCCACGACTCCAGGCGGTGTGCGGAGCCTAAGCAGCGCTTCTTCTACAACGCCACCTCCCAGAGCTGCGAGCCTTTCGTCTACCACGGCTGCCCTGGGAACCGCAACCGCTACCACACCATCGAGGAGTGCCAGCGCTACTGCGGGCAGATTG AGAAGCCCGGCTTCTGCCCACCGAGCCCTCGCGGCGCACTGGTGCCCTGCATGACCAATTGTTTGCACGACGGCAGCTGCCAGGATTCGGAGAAGTGTTGTTCCTTCGGCTGCGCCTTGCGCTGCATGAAGCCCGTCACAG acCTCTGCCAGCTGCCGCCTGAAGAGGGGCCGTGCGATTTAAAACTGAGACGCTGGTTTTATGACCCGAAGACGCAAAGGTGCATGAAGTTCGTCTTTGGAGGCTGTGCAGGAAATGCCAACAACTTCAGCAAAAACCGGGACTGCCGGCTGAGGTGCCACAGGAGAG ATTCGGCTGGGGGACCCTCCCCTCTGCTCCACTTGAGAAGGAAGACCCTGGCTCTCTTGGGGAGGCCCTCCATCCCAG GGTCTCCCTGA
- the LOC139165539 gene encoding uncharacterized protein AH6.3-like has translation MEAGEEGSLRRPSENGLSLDTGTRLGGAPAKPISPGRPRLASKPALPHLDTWNPVWNPSNVATSGGEPDPREKPTPSTPGDPPTPGTGKATPTEGPVPGSGHTTQDKPKPALAAGHHLGITPGEKADPNSGPEAHGRPVAGENPAPPGEKPSSQVGHQKPSSANKPTSSEKPEEGEKPEAEKEPKPEEEKKTEGEEEEEEEEGLFDEDDEEEEEEKGKGNEGGPPEGSQDGDDAFDKELDYGLSKPPFDAYSYHDGWSDEGDEEANVALMGETAAVPQAGDANHDGKPTFDVWGDLEGGARP, from the coding sequence atggaggctggggaggaaggCAGCCTTCGAAGGCCATCCGAGAACGGCCTCTCTCTGGACACCGGGACTCGGCTGGGGGGAGCCCCTGCCAAGCCCATCTCTCCTGGCAGACCCCGGTTGGCCTCCAAGCCAGCATTGCCCCATCTGGACACCTGGAACCCAGTCTGGAATCCCAGCAACGTGGCCACATCTGGTGGGGAGCCAGACCCTAGAGAAAAGCCCACTCCTAGCACCCCGGGTGACCCACCCACGCCAGGAACGGGGAAGGCCACCCCAACAGAGGGGCCGGTTCCTGGTTCTGGACACACCACTCAGGACAAGCCAAAACCAGCTTTGGCTGCTGGGCATCACCTGGGCATCACACCTGGAGAGAAGGCAGATCCTAACAGTGGCCCTGAGGCCCATGGCAGGCCGGTCGCTGGTGAAAACCCCGCACCTCCTGGAGAGAAGCCCTCTTCCCAGGTGGGACACCAGAAACCCTCGTCTGCCAACAAACCAACTTCCTCCGAGAAGCCAGAAGAGGGTGAGAAGCCGGAAGCCGAGAAGGAGCCCAAAcctgaggaggagaagaaaactgagggggaggaggaggaggaggaggaggaaggcctctttgatgaggatgatgaagaggaggaggaggagaagggcaaAGGGAACGAAGGGGGCCCCCCAGAAGGAAGCCAGGATGGCGACGATGCCTTTGACAAGGAACTGGATTATGGACTAAGCAAGCCCCCCTTTGACGCCTACTCCTACCACGATGGCTGGAGCGACGAGGGGGATGAAGAGGCCAACGTTGCCTTGATGGGAGAAACGGCAGCTGTTCCTCAGGCTGGAGATGCCAACCACGATGGGAAGCCGACATTTGATGTCTGGGGAGACCTTGAGGGAGGGGCGAGGCCATAA
- the LOC139165540 gene encoding boophilin-H2-like isoform X2 has protein sequence MQLHTCPGIFSRSRAPGRTACFPPVAQHPGPVPSPHPTPGVPAAPQPGPEPSKSPLLPVDGGCSPFPHDSRRCAEPKQRFFYNATSQSCEPFVYHGCPGNRNRYHTIEECQRYCGQIEKPGFCPPSPRGALVPCMTNCLHDGSCQDSEKCCSFGCALRCMKPVTDLCQLPPEEGPCDLKLRRWFYDPKTQRCMKFVFGGCAGNANNFSKNRDCRLRCHRRGSP, from the exons ATGCAACTGCACACATGTCCCGGAATTTTCTCCCGGAGCCGAGCGCCTGGGCGCACCGCCTGCTTCCCACCAGTGGCCCAGCATCCGGGGCCCGTTCCGTCCCCCCACCCGACCCCTGGAGTGCCTGCTGCCCCCCAGCCGGGTCCTGAGCCTTCCAAATCTCCTCTCTTGCCAGTCGATGGGGGCTGCAGCCCCTTCCCCCACGACTCCAGGCGGTGTGCGGAGCCTAAGCAGCGCTTCTTCTACAACGCCACCTCCCAGAGCTGCGAGCCTTTCGTCTACCACGGCTGCCCTGGGAACCGCAACCGCTACCACACCATCGAGGAGTGCCAGCGCTACTGCGGGCAGATTG AGAAGCCCGGCTTCTGCCCACCGAGCCCTCGCGGCGCACTGGTGCCCTGCATGACCAATTGTTTGCACGACGGCAGCTGCCAGGATTCGGAGAAGTGTTGTTCCTTCGGCTGCGCCTTGCGCTGCATGAAGCCCGTCACAG acCTCTGCCAGCTGCCGCCTGAAGAGGGGCCGTGCGATTTAAAACTGAGACGCTGGTTTTATGACCCGAAGACGCAAAGGTGCATGAAGTTCGTCTTTGGAGGCTGTGCAGGAAATGCCAACAACTTCAGCAAAAACCGGGACTGCCGGCTGAGGTGCCACAGGAGAG GGTCTCCCTGA
- the SPINT4 gene encoding kunitz-type protease inhibitor 4 — protein MRSMTVLLLQASLVLWANLCMTSGDLGICILPPDRGLCYTMRKRWYFDYERKECLPFSWSGCGGNENNFKDRLECQEACLRYG, from the exons ATGAGGTCCATGACTGTGCTCCTCCTCCAGGCTTCCCTGGTGCTCTGGGCCAACCTCTGCATGACCTCTGGAGACCTTG GAATCTGCATCCTCCCTCCAGACAGAGGCCTCTGCTACACCATGCGAAAACGGTGGTACTTTGACTACGAGAGGAAGGAATGCCTGCCCTTCTCCTGGTCCGGATGCGGAGGGAACGAGAACAATTTCAAAGATAGGCTTGAATGCCAGGAAGCCTGCCTACGCTACGGTTAG